A stretch of the Dyella telluris genome encodes the following:
- a CDS encoding NADH-quinone oxidoreductase subunit D has product MQEIRNYTMNFGPQHPAAHGVLRLVLEMDGETIVRADPHVGLLHRGTEKLAESKPFNQSIGYMDRLDYVSMMCNEHAYVRAIETLMGIEVPERAQYIRTMFDEITRILNHLMWIGSNALDLGAMAVFLYAFREREELMDVYEAVSGARMHATYYRPGGVYRDLPDHMSQYRESPWHKGKDLKRLNSWREGSMLDYLEAFTNDFPTKVDEYEELLTNNRIWKQRTVGIGVIPPEKAQAWGMTGVMLRGSGIAWDLRKKQPYAKYAEVDFDIPVGVGGDCYDRYLVRVEEMRQSNRIIQQCVKWLKANPGPVIVQNYKVAPPHRENMKEDMEALIHHFKLFTEGYGVPAGETYAAVEAPKGEFGCYLVSDGANKPFRVHLRAPGFAHLSSMDAIVRGHMLADVVAMIGTYDLVFGEVDR; this is encoded by the coding sequence ATGCAAGAGATCCGCAATTACACGATGAACTTCGGCCCGCAGCATCCTGCTGCGCACGGCGTGCTGCGCCTGGTGCTGGAGATGGACGGCGAAACCATCGTCCGCGCCGACCCGCACGTGGGCCTGCTTCACCGCGGCACCGAGAAGCTGGCCGAGTCCAAGCCGTTCAACCAGTCGATCGGCTACATGGATCGTCTCGACTACGTGTCGATGATGTGCAACGAGCACGCCTACGTGCGCGCCATCGAAACCCTCATGGGTATCGAGGTGCCGGAGCGTGCCCAGTACATCCGCACCATGTTCGACGAGATCACCCGCATCCTGAACCACCTCATGTGGATCGGTTCCAACGCGCTCGACCTGGGTGCGATGGCGGTGTTCCTGTACGCGTTCCGTGAGCGCGAGGAATTGATGGACGTCTATGAGGCGGTGTCGGGCGCGCGCATGCACGCGACCTACTACCGTCCGGGTGGCGTCTACCGCGACCTGCCGGACCACATGTCGCAGTACCGCGAGTCGCCCTGGCACAAGGGCAAGGACCTCAAGCGCCTCAACAGCTGGCGCGAAGGCTCCATGCTCGACTACCTGGAAGCGTTCACCAACGACTTCCCGACCAAGGTGGACGAGTACGAGGAACTGCTCACCAACAACCGCATCTGGAAGCAGCGTACCGTCGGCATCGGCGTCATTCCGCCGGAAAAGGCCCAGGCCTGGGGCATGACGGGCGTGATGCTGCGCGGCTCGGGCATTGCCTGGGATCTGCGCAAGAAGCAGCCGTACGCCAAGTACGCCGAGGTGGATTTCGACATCCCGGTGGGCGTGGGCGGCGACTGCTACGACCGTTACCTGGTCCGCGTGGAAGAGATGCGCCAGTCCAACCGCATCATCCAGCAGTGCGTGAAGTGGCTGAAGGCCAACCCGGGCCCGGTCATCGTGCAGAACTACAAGGTCGCTCCGCCTCATCGTGAAAACATGAAGGAGGACATGGAAGCGCTGATCCACCACTTCAAGCTCTTTACCGAGGGCTATGGCGTACCGGCCGGCGAAACCTACGCCGCCGTGGAAGCGCCGAAGGGCGAGTTCGGTTGCTACCTGGTCTCCGACGGTGCGAACAAGCCGTTCCGCGTGCACCTGCGTGCCCCGGGTTTTGCCCATCTTTCGTCGATGGACGCCATCGTGCGTGGCCACATGCTGGCCGACGTGGTGGCGATGATCGGTACCTATGACCTCGTGTTCGGCGAAGTCGATCGCTGA
- the nuoG gene encoding NADH-quinone oxidoreductase subunit NuoG, with amino-acid sequence MSAQPTTPNLDLINIEVDGKPTQIRKGAMIIEAADAIGINIPRFCYHRKLPIAANCRMCLVEVEMGGKPMPKPQPACATPVAEGMKVKTRTDVALKYQKDVMEFLLINHPLDCPICDQGGECELQDVALGYGRSVSRYTERKRTIADENLGPLVATEMTRCIQCTRCVRFTSEIAGTYELGGMSRGDNLQIGTYIGKTIETELSGNIIDVCPVGALTNKPFQFQARAWELVAKPSVAYHDALGSNLWLHTRRGEVLRTVPRDNESINECWLSDRDRYSHQGLYAADRVSAPQVKRNGQWISTTWEDALGAAAEALKTVPGSDLGVLVHPATTSEEGDVLVRLARGLGSAHVDHRVRQLDFADNAIAKPFGKPVAELDKLKAALLVGSDLRHELPLVNHRIHQAVKKGAKVYAVNPASFDFNYKLAGEAIVAPQALVDALLALAKAAVEAGAAAPAALADAINGAASDQGDKDAIAQLKSGSAVVILGEAAVTHPQASWLRAVAQFIAQATGAGYNELPVGANAVGLGRVGVLPGNGGLDAQAMLAQPRKAYVLYGVEPQDVADGAAFLKALKGAQKVVAFSAYASDALREAADVILPIGLLPEIDGTLVNVDGLSQSVAAGAKAPGEARPGWKVLRALGGVLNMAGFEFDDLAGLREGISERAHTARAELASRPATGGVSRLATWPIYRTDAVLRRATALSKHPLNRAPAVRVNADEAKRLGLGEGDAVRVADAVLPLVIDVTVPDGAAWIEAAHDDTVTLPPYGAALTLSKA; translated from the coding sequence ATGAGTGCGCAGCCCACTACGCCAAATCTTGACCTGATCAACATCGAGGTCGATGGCAAGCCCACGCAGATCCGCAAGGGCGCCATGATCATCGAGGCGGCCGATGCCATCGGCATCAACATCCCGCGCTTCTGCTACCACCGCAAGCTTCCCATCGCCGCCAACTGCCGCATGTGCCTGGTGGAAGTGGAAATGGGCGGCAAGCCCATGCCGAAGCCGCAGCCGGCCTGCGCCACGCCGGTGGCCGAAGGCATGAAGGTGAAGACCCGCACCGACGTCGCCCTGAAGTATCAGAAGGACGTCATGGAGTTCCTGCTGATCAACCACCCGCTGGATTGCCCGATCTGCGATCAGGGCGGCGAGTGCGAACTGCAGGACGTGGCGCTGGGCTACGGCCGCAGCGTGTCGCGCTACACCGAGCGCAAGCGCACCATTGCGGACGAGAACCTCGGCCCGCTGGTCGCCACCGAGATGACGCGCTGCATCCAGTGCACGCGCTGCGTGCGCTTCACCAGCGAAATCGCCGGCACCTACGAGCTTGGCGGCATGAGCCGTGGTGACAACCTGCAGATCGGCACCTACATCGGCAAGACGATCGAGACGGAGCTTTCGGGCAACATCATCGACGTCTGCCCGGTGGGCGCGCTCACCAACAAGCCGTTCCAGTTCCAGGCCCGCGCCTGGGAGCTGGTGGCCAAGCCGTCCGTGGCTTACCACGATGCGCTGGGCTCCAACCTGTGGCTGCACACGCGCCGCGGCGAAGTGCTGCGCACGGTGCCGCGCGACAACGAATCGATCAACGAGTGCTGGCTGTCCGATCGCGATCGCTACAGCCACCAGGGCCTGTACGCGGCTGACCGCGTCAGCGCCCCGCAGGTCAAGCGCAACGGCCAGTGGATTTCCACCACGTGGGAAGACGCACTGGGCGCCGCCGCCGAAGCACTGAAGACCGTGCCGGGCAGCGACCTGGGCGTGCTGGTGCATCCGGCCACGACCAGCGAAGAAGGCGACGTGCTGGTTCGCCTGGCCCGTGGCCTGGGCAGCGCCCACGTCGATCACCGCGTGCGCCAGCTCGACTTCGCCGACAACGCGATTGCCAAGCCGTTTGGCAAGCCGGTGGCCGAGCTCGACAAGTTGAAGGCGGCGCTGCTGGTCGGTTCCGACCTGCGCCATGAACTGCCGCTGGTCAATCACCGCATCCACCAGGCGGTGAAGAAGGGCGCCAAGGTTTACGCCGTGAACCCGGCGAGCTTCGACTTCAACTACAAGCTGGCCGGCGAAGCCATCGTGGCGCCGCAGGCGTTGGTCGATGCGCTGCTCGCGCTGGCCAAGGCCGCTGTCGAGGCAGGTGCTGCGGCACCGGCCGCGCTGGCCGATGCCATCAACGGTGCCGCCTCCGACCAGGGTGACAAGGACGCCATCGCTCAGCTGAAGAGCGGCAGTGCCGTGGTCATCCTTGGCGAAGCTGCTGTCACGCATCCGCAGGCCTCGTGGCTGCGTGCCGTGGCGCAGTTCATCGCGCAGGCCACCGGTGCGGGCTACAACGAACTGCCGGTCGGTGCCAACGCCGTGGGCCTGGGCCGTGTCGGCGTGCTGCCGGGCAATGGCGGCCTCGATGCGCAGGCCATGCTGGCCCAGCCGCGCAAGGCTTACGTGCTGTACGGCGTGGAGCCGCAGGACGTGGCCGATGGTGCCGCCTTCCTGAAGGCGCTCAAGGGCGCACAGAAGGTGGTCGCGTTCTCCGCCTACGCCAGCGATGCGCTGCGCGAAGCGGCCGACGTGATCCTGCCGATCGGCCTGCTGCCGGAAATCGACGGCACGCTGGTGAACGTCGATGGCCTGTCGCAGAGCGTCGCCGCCGGTGCCAAGGCACCGGGCGAGGCTCGTCCGGGCTGGAAGGTGCTGCGTGCACTCGGCGGCGTTCTCAATATGGCCGGTTTCGAGTTCGACGACCTGGCCGGCCTGCGTGAAGGCATCAGCGAGCGTGCGCACACCGCGCGTGCCGAGCTGGCGTCGCGCCCGGCCACCGGTGGCGTCAGCCGCCTGGCTACCTGGCCGATCTACCGCACCGATGCCGTGCTCCGTCGCGCCACCGCGCTCAGCAAGCACCCGCTCAACCGTGCGCCGGCCGTCCGCGTCAATGCGGATGAAGCCAAGCGACTGGGCCTGGGCGAGGGCGATGCCGTGCGCGTTGCCGATGCGGTGCTGCCCCTGGTGATCGACGTGACCGTGCCCGATGGCGCGGCGTGGATCGAAGCTGCACACGACGACACTGTCACGCTGCCCCCGTACGGCGCAGCCCTCACCCTGAGCAAGGCGTAA
- a CDS encoding NuoB/complex I 20 kDa subunit family protein, with translation MGVISSLDRVMHNPQPLNLVDDILRPAEDNPVIQRGFATTSVDALMNWARTGSMWPMTFGLACCAVEMMHAGAARLDLDRYGVVFRPSPRQSDVMIVAGTLVNKMAPALRKVYDQMPDPKWVISMGSCANGGGYYHYSYSVVRGCDRIVPVDIYVPGCPPTAEALIHGILQLQKKIRRTNTIARS, from the coding sequence ATGGGAGTGATCTCGTCCCTTGACCGGGTGATGCACAACCCGCAGCCGTTGAACCTCGTGGACGACATCCTGCGTCCGGCTGAGGACAACCCCGTCATCCAGCGCGGTTTCGCTACGACCAGCGTTGACGCCCTGATGAACTGGGCGCGCACCGGTTCGATGTGGCCGATGACCTTTGGTCTGGCCTGCTGCGCCGTGGAAATGATGCATGCTGGCGCCGCGCGCCTGGACCTGGATCGCTACGGCGTGGTGTTCCGCCCGAGTCCGCGCCAGTCCGACGTGATGATCGTGGCCGGCACCCTGGTCAACAAGATGGCCCCGGCGCTGCGCAAGGTCTACGACCAGATGCCCGACCCCAAGTGGGTCATCTCGATGGGTAGCTGCGCCAACGGCGGTGGCTACTACCACTATTCGTACTCGGTGGTGCGCGGCTGCGACCGCATCGTGCCGGTGGACATCTACGTGCCGGGCTGCCCGCCGACGGCCGAAGCGCTGATCCACGGCATCCTGCAGTTGCAGAAGAAGATCCGCCGCACCAACACCATCGCGCGTTCCTGA
- a CDS encoding PilZ domain-containing protein, with the protein MNPVIAARQGIISLKIKDAASLYNAYMPFLKSGGLFAPTAQKYSLGDEVVLLINLTDEGERLSVAGKVVWVTPVGAQGNRTAGIGVQFNESVDGEAARTRIENILAGMAGSERPTHTM; encoded by the coding sequence ATGAATCCGGTCATTGCCGCCCGCCAGGGCATCATTTCGTTGAAGATCAAGGACGCGGCGTCGCTCTATAACGCCTATATGCCTTTTCTGAAGAGCGGAGGGCTGTTCGCGCCCACCGCCCAGAAGTACTCCCTGGGCGACGAGGTGGTGCTGCTGATCAACCTCACCGACGAAGGCGAGCGCCTGTCCGTGGCCGGCAAGGTGGTCTGGGTGACCCCCGTCGGTGCGCAGGGCAACCGCACGGCGGGCATCGGCGTGCAGTTCAACGAGTCCGTCGATGGCGAGGCCGCGCGCACACGCATCGAAAACATTCTCGCCGGTATGGCCGGTTCCGAGCGCCCCACGCACACCATGTGA
- the nuoF gene encoding NADH-quinone oxidoreductase subunit NuoF, protein MAYGPAPKEHQVVYTTLHFDKPWAMDSYLQVGGYEAWKKILAEKPDPNTLIEEIKKSNLRGRGGAGFPTGLKWSFMPKGDMQKYILCNSDESEPGTCKDRDILRFNPHAVIEGMAIACYCTGSTVAYNYLRGEFHHEPFEHFEEALKEAYAAGLLGKNIQGTGLNVDIYGALGAGAYICGEETALMESLEGKKGQPRFKPPFPANFGLYGKPSTINNTETYASVPAILRKGADWFLAQSKTKNGGPKIFSVSGCVQKGGNFEVPLGTTFDELLEMAGGLRPGRTLKGAVPGGVSMPVLRAEQLKGLPFDYDTLRDLKTGLGSGAIVVLDDTVCTVRFTRRISQFFHKESCGQCTPCREGTGWMHRVLDRIVEGKGTMDDLHRLKAIAGQIEGHTICAFGEAAAWPVQGFLRQFWDEFEYYIVNGRSIVDDKLGAAA, encoded by the coding sequence ATGGCTTACGGACCCGCACCCAAAGAACATCAGGTTGTCTACACCACGCTGCATTTCGACAAGCCGTGGGCGATGGACAGCTACCTCCAGGTCGGTGGTTATGAAGCGTGGAAGAAGATCCTCGCCGAGAAGCCCGATCCGAACACGCTGATCGAAGAGATCAAGAAGTCGAACCTGCGCGGCCGTGGCGGCGCGGGCTTCCCGACCGGCCTGAAGTGGTCCTTCATGCCCAAGGGCGACATGCAGAAGTACATCCTCTGCAACTCCGACGAGTCGGAGCCGGGCACCTGCAAGGACCGCGACATCCTGCGCTTCAACCCGCATGCGGTGATCGAAGGCATGGCCATTGCGTGCTACTGCACGGGCTCGACCGTTGCCTACAACTACCTGCGTGGCGAGTTCCATCACGAGCCGTTCGAGCACTTCGAAGAGGCACTGAAGGAAGCGTATGCCGCCGGCCTGCTGGGCAAGAACATCCAGGGCACCGGCCTGAACGTGGACATCTATGGTGCCCTCGGCGCCGGCGCTTACATCTGCGGCGAAGAAACCGCGCTGATGGAATCGCTGGAAGGCAAGAAGGGCCAGCCGCGCTTCAAGCCGCCGTTCCCGGCCAATTTCGGCCTGTACGGCAAGCCCAGCACCATCAACAACACCGAAACCTACGCCTCGGTGCCGGCCATCCTGCGCAAGGGTGCCGACTGGTTCCTGGCGCAGAGCAAGACCAAGAACGGTGGCCCGAAGATCTTCTCGGTCTCCGGTTGCGTGCAGAAGGGCGGCAACTTCGAAGTGCCGCTGGGCACCACCTTCGACGAGCTGCTGGAAATGGCCGGTGGCCTGCGTCCGGGCCGCACGCTGAAGGGTGCCGTGCCGGGTGGCGTGTCCATGCCGGTGCTGCGTGCCGAACAGCTCAAGGGCCTGCCGTTCGACTACGACACCCTGCGTGATCTCAAGACGGGCCTCGGCTCGGGCGCCATCGTGGTGCTCGACGACACCGTCTGCACGGTCCGCTTCACCCGCCGCATCTCGCAGTTCTTCCACAAGGAAAGCTGCGGCCAGTGCACCCCGTGCCGCGAAGGCACCGGCTGGATGCACCGCGTGCTGGATCGCATCGTGGAAGGCAAAGGCACGATGGACGACCTGCACCGCCTCAAGGCCATTGCCGGCCAGATCGAAGGCCACACCATCTGCGCGTTCGGCGAAGCCGCCGCGTGGCCGGTGCAGGGCTTCCTGCGCCAGTTCTGGGATGAATTTGAGTACTACATCGTCAATGGTCGCTCCATTGTCGACGACAAGCTTGGAGCCGCCGCATGA
- a CDS encoding NADH-quinone oxidoreductase subunit A produces the protein MLAEYWPILLFIGVAAGLGVVLLVIGLLAGPRRPESEKLSPYECGFEAFEDARMRFDVRYYLLAILFIIFDLEIAFLFPWAVVFTKIGLIALIEMALFLLLLVIGFAYVWKKGALEWE, from the coding sequence GTGCTTGCCGAATACTGGCCCATTCTGCTGTTCATCGGCGTCGCCGCCGGCCTTGGCGTGGTCTTGCTGGTCATTGGCCTCCTGGCCGGCCCGCGTCGCCCTGAATCGGAGAAGCTCTCGCCCTACGAGTGCGGCTTCGAAGCCTTCGAAGACGCCCGCATGCGCTTCGACGTGCGGTACTACCTCCTGGCGATCCTGTTCATCATCTTCGATCTGGAAATCGCCTTCCTGTTCCCGTGGGCAGTGGTGTTCACCAAGATCGGCCTTATCGCCCTGATCGAAATGGCGTTGTTCCTGCTGCTTCTGGTCATTGGCTTTGCTTACGTGTGGAAGAAGGGAGCACTGGAATGGGAGTGA
- the nuoE gene encoding NADH-quinone oxidoreductase subunit NuoE, protein MKATGNYEQVKNVDPLVVLTEHTRHHIEEWVARFPADRKRSALIQSLFAAQEQNQGFLTDELITAVAKYLDLPAVWAYEVASFYSMLETKPVGRNNVAICTNISCWLNGAEDLVKHCEQKLGIKLGESTADGRVYLKREEECIAACASAPAMTVNGHYHERLSIQKIDEILDGLK, encoded by the coding sequence ATGAAAGCCACCGGAAATTACGAGCAGGTCAAGAACGTCGACCCGCTCGTCGTACTCACTGAACACACTCGTCATCACATCGAAGAGTGGGTTGCCCGTTTTCCTGCCGACCGCAAGCGTTCGGCGCTGATCCAGTCGCTGTTCGCCGCGCAGGAACAGAACCAGGGCTTCCTCACCGACGAGTTGATCACGGCCGTTGCCAAGTACCTCGACCTGCCTGCCGTGTGGGCCTACGAGGTTGCCAGCTTCTACTCGATGCTCGAGACCAAGCCGGTCGGCCGCAACAACGTCGCCATCTGCACCAACATCTCCTGCTGGCTCAACGGCGCGGAAGACCTGGTGAAACATTGCGAGCAGAAACTGGGCATCAAGCTCGGTGAAAGCACCGCCGATGGCCGCGTGTACCTCAAGCGCGAAGAAGAATGCATCGCCGCCTGCGCCAGCGCGCCGGCGATGACCGTCAATGGTCACTACCACGAGCGTCTGTCGATCCAGAAGATCGACGAGATTCTCGACGGTCTCAAGTAA
- a CDS encoding NADH-quinone oxidoreductase subunit C: MTDTPINSLAERLAARFGDTLKISVVRNEVTAEVAAADLLAVATALRDEAPFRFGVPIDVCGIDYMSYGQTEWDTETVSGTGFSRGVEGEAMGRFTWSDRPRPDTLPNRFASIVHLLSLENNQRVRLRVFCEDDTLPVVPSLTGIYPGVNWFERESFDLYGIVYEGHPDLRRILTDYGFVGHPFRKDFPLIGNVEVRYDPEQKRVVYEPVSIEPRVLVPRVIRDDADLLQAKAEAADNWRNN; encoded by the coding sequence ATGACTGATACACCGATCAACTCGCTGGCCGAGCGCCTCGCCGCGCGATTCGGCGACACGCTGAAGATCAGCGTCGTCCGCAACGAAGTCACCGCCGAAGTGGCCGCCGCCGACCTGCTCGCCGTGGCCACCGCGCTGCGCGACGAGGCACCGTTCCGTTTCGGCGTGCCCATCGACGTCTGCGGCATCGATTACATGAGCTACGGCCAGACCGAGTGGGATACCGAGACCGTTTCCGGTACCGGCTTCTCGCGCGGTGTCGAAGGCGAGGCCATGGGCCGCTTCACGTGGTCCGACCGCCCGCGTCCGGACACGCTGCCGAACCGCTTCGCTTCCATCGTTCACCTGCTGTCGCTGGAGAACAACCAGCGCGTGCGCCTGCGCGTGTTCTGCGAAGACGACACGCTGCCGGTGGTGCCGTCGCTGACGGGTATCTACCCGGGCGTGAACTGGTTCGAGCGCGAGTCGTTCGACCTGTACGGCATCGTCTATGAAGGCCACCCGGACCTGCGCCGCATCCTCACCGACTACGGTTTCGTCGGCCATCCGTTCCGCAAGGATTTCCCGCTGATCGGCAACGTCGAAGTGCGCTACGACCCCGAGCAGAAGCGAGTGGTGTACGAACCCGTGTCGATCGAACCGCGCGTGCTCGTGCCGCGCGTCATCCGTGACGACGCCGACCTGCTGCAGGCCAAGGCCGAGGCGGCCGACAACTGGCGGAATAACTGA
- a CDS encoding PIG-L deacetylase family protein has product MALTLHAGTRLLVVAPHPDDESIATGELIQQVRQAGGEVQILLLTNGDNNPWPQRWVERRLRIGPDERRRWGERRRSEVARALIQLGVDSQALRPQGWPDMGVTGRLRDALDDSVAVIRERLEDFRPTLVALPALGDHHPDHSAAHVLTRLAVARWNGEAPRMLSFLVHGHEVTGAGRVKLDSSVALHVNKMAALACHGSQMALSGKRMRRMADRAERYHWTPDAAGAVESAVLPWQPSPLLQGWMHLTMVDAGGVRHWPWRDAPLAMDGQGRHVLHGLDPAVQGPRFVKLHMNVPSPWIFDRWGWCELGNA; this is encoded by the coding sequence ATGGCGCTGACCCTGCACGCCGGGACACGCCTCCTGGTGGTGGCCCCGCACCCCGATGACGAATCCATTGCCACTGGCGAGCTGATCCAGCAGGTGCGCCAGGCCGGCGGCGAGGTGCAGATCCTTCTGTTGACCAATGGCGACAACAACCCCTGGCCGCAGCGCTGGGTGGAGCGTCGGCTCCGCATTGGTCCGGATGAGCGCCGTCGCTGGGGCGAGCGTCGCCGCAGCGAAGTGGCCCGCGCCCTGATCCAGCTGGGCGTGGACTCGCAGGCCCTGAGGCCACAGGGCTGGCCTGACATGGGTGTCACCGGTCGCCTGCGTGACGCGCTGGACGACAGCGTGGCGGTCATTCGCGAGCGGCTGGAGGATTTCCGGCCGACACTGGTGGCACTGCCCGCGCTGGGTGATCACCACCCCGACCACAGTGCCGCCCATGTCTTGACCCGGCTGGCCGTGGCCCGCTGGAACGGCGAGGCGCCGCGGATGCTCTCCTTCCTGGTGCATGGCCATGAAGTGACCGGAGCGGGCAGGGTGAAGCTGGACTCCTCGGTGGCCCTTCACGTGAACAAGATGGCGGCGTTGGCCTGCCATGGCAGCCAGATGGCCTTGAGTGGCAAGCGCATGCGGCGCATGGCGGACCGGGCCGAGCGCTACCACTGGACCCCGGATGCGGCCGGTGCGGTGGAGTCGGCGGTGCTGCCCTGGCAGCCCTCGCCGCTGCTGCAGGGCTGGATGCACCTGACCATGGTGGATGCGGGTGGCGTCCGCCACTGGCCCTGGCGCGATGCCCCGCTGGCGATGGACGGGCAGGGGCGTCATGTCCTGCACGGGCTGGATCCGGCCGTGCAAGGCCCGCGTTTCGTGAAGCTGCACATGAACGTGCCATCCCCCTGGATTTTCGATCGCTGGGGTTGGTGCGAGCTGGGCAACGCCTGA
- the nuoI gene encoding NADH-quinone oxidoreductase subunit NuoI, whose product MSRVTHYFKSLLLIELFKGLGLTMRYMFSPKYTMRYPMEHIPKSNRFRGLHALRRYANGEERCIACKLCEAVCPALAITIDSAPRESDGQRRTTRYDIDLFKCIFCGFCEESCPVDSIVETHIHEYHFEQRGENVVTKPQLLAIGDRFEQDIAAARAQDAAYR is encoded by the coding sequence ATGTCCCGCGTAACTCACTATTTCAAAAGCCTGCTGCTCATCGAGCTGTTCAAGGGCCTGGGCCTGACCATGCGTTACATGTTCAGCCCCAAGTACACGATGCGCTACCCGATGGAGCACATCCCCAAGTCCAACCGTTTCCGTGGCCTGCATGCCCTGCGTCGCTACGCCAACGGCGAAGAGCGTTGCATCGCGTGCAAGCTGTGCGAGGCGGTGTGCCCGGCACTGGCCATCACCATCGACTCGGCTCCGCGTGAAAGCGACGGCCAGCGCCGCACGACGCGCTACGACATCGACCTGTTCAAGTGCATCTTCTGCGGTTTCTGCGAAGAGAGCTGCCCGGTGGACTCGATCGTCGAAACGCACATCCACGAGTACCACTTCGAGCAGCGTGGCGAGAACGTGGTGACCAAGCCGCAGCTGCTCGCCATCGGCGATCGCTTCGAGCAGGACATCGCAGCCGCCCGCGCTCAAGACGCCGCGTATCGTTGA
- the nuoH gene encoding NADH-quinone oxidoreductase subunit NuoH has product MVDQLINQLGLPIIYILCIVLPLVITVALYVWWERKVLGWMHVRMGPNKVGPFGLLQAFADVTKLLLKEVILPTSANKVLYYLAPLIALVPALAAWAVIPFNDKLVLANVNAGLLYLLAMTSLGVYGIILAGWASNSRYALLGAMRSAAQVISYELAMGLCLVCVLVLAGSLNLTDIVHAQAGTKGIFEWFMWPLLPVFVIYFISGVAETNRAPFDVAEGESEIVAGFHVEYSGSAFALFFLAEYANMILVSFLASILFMGGWLSPFPASWGFLGHDSILWLFVKVFVFAFLFLWFRASFPRYRYDQIMRLGWKVFIPITIVWVLVAGCMKYFGWVTVGTGG; this is encoded by the coding sequence ATGGTCGATCAGCTTATCAATCAGCTCGGCCTGCCGATCATCTACATCCTGTGCATCGTCCTGCCGCTGGTGATCACGGTGGCGCTGTACGTGTGGTGGGAGCGCAAGGTTCTCGGCTGGATGCACGTCCGCATGGGACCCAACAAGGTCGGTCCCTTCGGTCTGCTGCAGGCCTTCGCCGACGTCACCAAGCTGTTGCTGAAGGAAGTGATCCTTCCGACCAGCGCGAACAAGGTGCTGTACTACCTCGCACCGCTGATCGCACTGGTCCCGGCGCTGGCCGCCTGGGCAGTGATTCCGTTCAACGACAAGCTGGTGCTGGCCAACGTCAATGCTGGCCTGCTGTACCTGCTGGCGATGACCTCGCTGGGCGTGTACGGCATCATCCTCGCCGGCTGGGCCTCCAACTCGCGTTACGCGCTGCTGGGTGCCATGCGTTCGGCCGCCCAGGTGATCTCGTACGAGCTGGCCATGGGCCTGTGCCTGGTGTGCGTGCTGGTGCTGGCCGGTTCGCTGAACCTCACCGACATCGTGCATGCCCAGGCCGGTACGAAGGGCATCTTCGAGTGGTTCATGTGGCCGCTGCTGCCGGTCTTCGTCATCTACTTCATCTCGGGCGTGGCCGAAACCAACCGTGCGCCGTTCGACGTGGCGGAAGGTGAATCGGAAATCGTCGCGGGTTTCCACGTGGAATACTCCGGCTCGGCCTTCGCGCTGTTCTTCCTGGCCGAATACGCCAACATGATCCTGGTCAGCTTCCTGGCCTCGATCCTGTTCATGGGCGGCTGGCTGTCGCCGTTCCCGGCCTCGTGGGGCTTCCTGGGGCACGACAGCATCCTGTGGCTGTTCGTCAAGGTGTTCGTGTTCGCGTTCCTCTTCCTGTGGTTCCGCGCCAGCTTCCCGCGCTACCGCTATGACCAGATCATGCGTCTGGGCTGGAAGGTATTCATTCCCATCACCATCGTCTGGGTCCTCGTCGCCGGCTGCATGAAGTACTTCGGCTGGGTCACCGTCGGCACGGGAGGCTGA
- a CDS encoding NADH-quinone oxidoreductase subunit J, which yields MDSSVFQLVCFYAFAAVTVIAALGVITLRNSVHAVLSLVLTFFSTACIWLLAEAEFLAIALIVVYVGAVMVLFLFVVMMLDIKQEQVREGFIKYLPVGIIVALVMLAEMLALIGVNAMHTQVLGADPAAAAGMSNTAWLGSALYTQFLLPFEIAALILTVGVVAAVVLTVRHRTGVRHQQASQQVAVNARDRIRVVKMAAEVPVAPQPAEGKENTP from the coding sequence ATTGATTCGTCTGTGTTCCAACTCGTTTGTTTCTACGCCTTCGCCGCGGTCACTGTGATCGCCGCGCTGGGCGTGATCACCCTGCGCAACTCGGTGCATGCCGTGCTGTCGCTGGTGCTCACCTTCTTCAGCACGGCCTGCATCTGGCTGCTGGCCGAAGCGGAGTTCCTCGCCATCGCGCTCATCGTGGTCTACGTCGGTGCAGTGATGGTGCTGTTCCTGTTCGTGGTGATGATGCTGGACATCAAGCAGGAGCAGGTGAGGGAAGGCTTCATCAAGTACCTGCCGGTGGGCATCATCGTGGCCCTGGTCATGCTGGCCGAAATGCTTGCCCTGATTGGCGTAAATGCCATGCACACGCAGGTGCTGGGTGCCGATCCGGCCGCGGCCGCCGGCATGTCCAACACCGCCTGGCTGGGTAGCGCGCTTTATACGCAGTTCCTGTTGCCGTTCGAGATCGCTGCGCTGATCCTGACGGTGGGCGTGGTGGCTGCCGTGGTGCTGACCGTGCGTCATCGCACCGGCGTGCGCCATCAGCAGGCGTCCCAGCAGGTCGCCGTCAATGCACGTGACCGCATCCGCGTGGTGAAGATGGCGGCTGAAGTCCCCGTCGCACCGCAGCCGGCAGAAGGCAAGGAGAACACCCCATGA